ACGAGTGTACGTTCGACGTATCGATGCCCCAAGATGCGACCTTTGAAGTGCCAAACAAGCAAAATAGCCCGCCCGTCATTACGGTTGACGTTACGAAAGATCTGGATGCCAATTCCGATGAAATGTTGCCAACTATTACGCCTGTGAATACGCCGAACGAGCTGAATTTCCCCACGGAGACGTGGAACAAAATTGTCGCGAAAAATCTTATGAAGAATCGACCAGCGGATGCTGATCTCGATTTAGTGCCTGCTAACGTTGTTTTTGACCGAACGTTTGACAAGACATTCGAGAAGAACGAGCTGATTGACACGGATGCCGACAATGTGGGCGGAGGCTGGTTCTTACATCCACAAATTGTACCAAAGTTTAATGATCTCGGGGGTGCGGAAGCGAATCAGCAGCTCGGCGATGCGACGTTTGATGTGCCTGGCGACGAGATTGACGATGATGAGGAAGATTTTAATGCGGATTTCAGGGATAAGAGTATTGAAGCGTTGCGAATGCATTTGGCGGCGACTTTGGGAAATGCAGGAGCTGCTTTTGGAGGTCCAACGACGGAAGGACAACAttcggatgatgatgatgatttgagCGGATCGaggtaagttttgtttttcattgagaaaagggcaattttgaaaaatgtttcacaaaaaattaaattttttaatttacatttcacaaaaaattacataaaaaataacttttgaatatctaaaattaaaaatttaaaaaaaaatctaaaaaaatatgtttttctaTTTGACACTTGATATacttgaaattcttaaaaatatttaaatttaaaaaaattaaaaagaaataggTATATGAAGCtgctataaatttattcattaaatttttaataataaattttataaatattgaaatattttaattaaaatttaatatttcctaaatttgtaaattttaaaagatttccttctctaaaattttatttcaatttttttaattttttttttaattacaatatttcaatatttataaaaaatttttataaaaatttattgaataaatttatagcaGCTTCatacaacttttttattttttaaatttaaatatttttaagattttcaatgCTATTAAGTGtcacatagaaaaaaaatttttttttttagaaaattttttaaatttttgatattcaaaagttagtttttatattttcaaaattcttaaaaaataaaaaattaaaaaaactaatttttaattttttgaacaaaacttCCAATTTtaactatcaaaaatttctaagttttaaaatttatcaaatacctaatatcaaaaatttttaaattttcaaaattggaagtttttttttaaattttttgaaaaaacaaattgaatttttgaacattaaatttttttaatttgaaacaaaaaaaaataatttttttaattaaaaaaaaaatatatatatattattttaatgaatgattaaattaaaaaataaatcaaaaatgtttttttcaatttttattattttttttaattttattttgaatgaatttattcatagttttttttattaatttattttaaaacatttactgaaaatttttaaaatcttaaaaaaaaattttatattttctataaaatttttgattttttttattaaattttaacaatttgagCTCCAAAtcaatgtgaaatattttccaaaaattaaatttgccaaTATTTTCACttgcattaaattaattgaaatacttttccGCAGATCAAATGAAACTTTTGACACCAAATACGGCGATGTCGACGAAGCAACAAACGTTCCAGTGATCAACAAAACCGAAATTGTCGTGAATTACAACAAACGCAGCTTATCGCCCATCATGGAGGAAAGCGAAGACGATTTAACCTGCAAAACGTTCGTTTGTGCCGGCAACAACGAGACTCAACGACTCGATAGCACGAGCACAGGTCTCGTCGAAACATCCGAAGCAATTATGGGAGTAACAAAGACTTTAATGGCATCCAACGACACACTCTACAACTTCGAGGATCCCCTAAACGACGAAAATATCTTCTCGCCACGCACACAATCGCAAAACGAAGTGCGATCTGACGCTCCGTTCGCCATCAAATACCCGTTGGAGCCTCTTCCGCTGCAAAATTTGGATGTCCCGTTCAACCAAACGATCGATTTGGACAAAACTCCGACAGGCCCGCAACGTCCTTTCGAGCTCCCATTGCAGCTGGATCGCATTGATGTCAATGACGTGCTTTCGCCGGACCAAGAACCCGACTTGACATACACCGTCGACGAAAAAACCTACGTGACAGTGAAACACAACAGCTTGAAACTCCCCAAAACCGATGCCGCCGAAGACGAACGAATTTCGGAAATTTCCGAACCGGATCTCGTCTCAACGTCATCCGCACACGATAAATTCCTCAAAACTGAAGACGATGAAAACTTGACGTCAATCGAGGAAGATCTCCCCGAGGAAATGTATCGACCGTGCGAAAATGTTGCCGAAACAGTAATTCTACCCGAAGATGACTctgaggaagaagaagaatccGAGAAATCCGACGCAACTCCCAAAAATGACGAAGAAAACGAACAAAGTCACGACAGAAATGATGAACCGCCAACTGTTTCATCATCAGATACGCAAGCTCTGGTCATCGATAGCAGCTTTTCAACGACTTGCGACTCGAATAATCTTTCGCCGAGCAACTTCCAGCAGCAAACGATGCCGTACcaaaatgaaaatgtgaatttcttGAATAGTGAGATCcgattttcatcaataaatGGCGAAAACAAGGCAGGAAAGGACTCTTCATCGTCAGTTGTGGTCAAAACAAAGGCCTTGGTTGCTGACTTGAACAACGGAAACGGCGTGAATGGCGATTGGAATGGAATCCATGAGAAAATTTACAGCAACGGAAGTCCTGTGAAGATGGAAACTGTTAATAATAAGGAAAAAGTGagcaattaatttacattttttactcgcacttttcaaaaaaatccacaaagacAACAAAAACTTGTACAATACACAAATTTAcactttctttaaattttttttgtgatcacaaatttttttgtttacttaaaaaaaaataatttagaatgtattttttaatttagcttcattttttgtaaataatttgctttattttttgtttttctttataagtgtcgttaatttttaattaaaaaaaaaattaatttatgatttcttattaaaaaatatatttttttgtgctattAGAGCATGAATTCGAGGgcttcacacacaaaaaacacaaaaatttcaccaTCCCACACACAAACGACTCCCGCTTTTCACGCAATTCACAATCCTTTGCTTGGCACTCCCCAAAAAAtgctaacaaacaaaaaaaaaattctgtataAATATTGACGCTCCCCTTTGTGACACTCCATATTTCCAGTCGACATCATCTGCCCTTGATAGCATCAATTTGCTACTTAACAAACATCGTGAAAACAATTACGTCATACACGAAATTGATTTTGAGAGTATCGGTGAAGGGCCCTTAATTGGCTTGAGTTTATCCGGTGAAGAGGATCCCTGGGTAATTATCGCTAATCATCACTTTTTGCACttatttttgctttgcttTCGTCACTTTTCGGTATTAAacgttttttcgttgaaaaatagGTTGCTACCGACATTCGTGTCGCTGCGCCATGTCAAGAGCTGATGTCGACGTCGTTCACGACGAACGATTGGGAAAGCGAGGAAGAGGAAAGTAGCAATAGCAGTGAGGAGTTTATGTATATGTATGTGCGGAATAAGGAAACGAACAAAGAAACGCCCGGCATGACGGAAATTCAGATTGCCGAGGAACCggaaattgaggaaaaactGCCGGAAGTGAAGGAAGAAGTTTTGTGGTCGCCGCATAAAGATCAAATTCCCGTGATTGGAGAAGAAAATGgtaagaaattgatttttaaaaatgaattttgataaatttcataaaaaaaaaatattttttaacttaattttttcgaacattcaaatgttttttttttattacatagtcaaaaaagtcataaataaaaaaaattataagaaatgtcattttttaaaaatttatttaaatttgaattagttTGATTTTAAGcacaagataaaaattcagaaaaaattaatacattattgaaaaaattatttaaaattttaaaattaattgtaaaatctttaaaaaattaaaaattattttaaaataaaaaaaattcagaaaattacggaaaattaaataaatttttaaaaaaaaaaataaaaaaaaaatttaaaaattaatcatatatttaaaaaggataaaaataaactcagagttaaaaaaattgttaaaattgtaaattatttcaataattaaaaaaaaatgaataaaatattaaaaaaaattaaaaaaaatcgaaaaatttaatttaattttataaaaaataaatatttaaagaataaataatattttcaaaaaattataaaacatttaaatttaaaaatttttttagttgaaattgtaaaaattaatttattaaaataattattaattaaattaaaaatgtaaaaattaatttgcaaatttatactaatttttccaaaagttataattttcttctcgGATGTCAAAATTAAGCAACCAATtgcatatattttaatttattttatatattttaatttaaattaatttattttattttaatttaatttatttaatattaattttatttttaaattgaagaattgtttaaattttttttagtttatgaaatttttttttttaattaataaattacttaaattattaaatgttataaagtaaaaaaataatttctaaaaattcgtcgaaaaataataaaatttgaaaaaagtttaaataaaaaaaatttaaaaataaaattaattaaataaaatgaaactaaaaatttttttaaaattaatttattaatgattttaattatttcattaatttttgaaaaaaaaaaaataaaaaaatattttaggctttcatgtaaaataattaaatttattattttttttgcagaagaaGAACAACAAGAAGGACAATTAGAACAAGAATCGAGTGCTACAAATTCCGATTCTGAAGACGAAGGAGAATTCGTTCCTTCAAGTTGGGATTCTATGGCTCTTCCCGCACGTTCTGCCCTCAAATCTCCCGACAAAATCTTGGATGAAGAggtatttccattaaaaatttcaaagagttTTTCcctaattttctattattttcagCCCAAAAAGCGTCGCAATGTCGCCTTCAAAGTACAAAGATACCATTCGGTCTACGAATACCCGAAGGAAGTCATTGAACTCTCCCCAGCTTACAGCGAACCTCAGCTGTGGAAACACAGTTTCGAGACATTCATGGAAGCGCAACGTCGCGAACCCCCGACGCCGCAACAACTCGACACAGATCTCGATGAA
The sequence above is drawn from the Culicoides brevitarsis isolate CSIRO-B50_1 chromosome 1, AGI_CSIRO_Cbre_v1, whole genome shotgun sequence genome and encodes:
- the LOC134836845 gene encoding uncharacterized protein LOC134836845 isoform X2, which encodes MTHLFGISLILSSCYVGLAFSLPVKSFIIAERSVVILGLISCISVGALLGACLFCKRRKRKFELNKLKDLEKFENEGNLATDPNAVPSNSTTTAYPIFRALTTSSPEISRVQPAVIVAQTPTNRSSDNLLDSNNGDTDNNNGIISQSDMENIENNNATDYIPALMAVQHRAHEHGTELIVENEIRAMSRAPACVSPPEQQTTSLTQPTSTSLEECSLTSVSILMPPDPFDDCNFNNLSREVVEQKFEIACERNSFVVQQLSEDTTSVSSLSSGSPEINSVEEALRALDIAIEGEDVSPEDENCHEYSPDELLDVIVQEIKNDCMGISKQLASNDVDTVVREEAQTLVDDVLGKAQQLYEVLTTHKSLELPKEDLKVEENDEFVFQKPLPVSLKPQLSSQLTIEQDEDPFESFSSQLLDCTSTPAFGQKTFSRQEHTSVVQKLNFGDESSPAVANNECTFDVSMPQDATFEVPNKQNSPPVITVDVTKDLDANSDEMLPTITPVNTPNELNFPTETWNKIVAKNLMKNRPADADLDLVPANVVFDRTFDKTFEKNELIDTDADNVGGGWFLHPQIVPKFNDLGGAEANQQLGDATFDVPGDEIDDDEEDFNADFRDKSIEALRMHLAATLGNAGAAFGGPTTEGQHSDDDDDLSGSRSNETFDTKYGDVDEATNVPVINKTEIVVNYNKRSLSPIMEESEDDLTCKTFVCAGNNETQRLDSTSTGLVETSEAIMGVTKTLMASNDTLYNFEDPLNDENIFSPRTQSQNEVRSDAPFAIKYPLEPLPLQNLDVPFNQTIDLDKTPTGPQRPFELPLQLDRIDVNDVLSPDQEPDLTYTVDEKTYVTVKHNSLKLPKTDAAEDERISEISEPDLVSTSSAHDKFLKTEDDENLTSIEEDLPEEMYRPCENVAETVILPEDDSEEEEESEKSDATPKNDEENEQSHDRNDEPPTVSSSDTQALVIDSSFSTTCDSNNLSPSNFQQQTMPYQNENVNFLNSEIRFSSINGENKAGKDSSSSVVVKTKALVADLNNGNGVNGDWNGIHEKIYSNGSPVKMETVNNKEKSTSSALDSINLLLNKHRENNYVIHEIDFESIGEGPLIGLSLSGEEDPWVATDIRVAAPCQELMSTSFTTNDWESEEEESSNSSEEFMYMYVRNKETNKETPGMTEIQIAEEPEIEEKLPEVKEEVLWSPHKDQIPVIGEENEEQQEGQLEQESSATNSDSEDEGEFVPSSWDSMALPARSALKSPDKILDEEPKKRRNVAFKVQRYHSVYEYPKEVIELSPAYSEPQLWKHSFETFMEAQRREPPTPQQLDTDLDEAAAASVSSNAGFSVSCSTRPFHCNQFNHAQCNTWPGDQNDFSWSQIEETDVASDDSKMFQGSSFIDWPKHLTEDGASLDNSSDRPDSGVGESVEFSNTDASLSLGAMRHAKDFLKLPLCTINITPSPEQLSALENENDEEPEEEVAAVEMNYVKITNGTDFGTDDEKEASSDAILPTPSCTGSMDSLSSSNSSMSASENRSSKGQEVISTIRRVDKKDTLNTQTATKRQFDGKLGRLSARLSDSTDEDSGIENLTRISK
- the LOC134836845 gene encoding uncharacterized protein LOC134836845 isoform X5, translated to MTHLFGISLILSSCYVGLAFSLPVKSFIIAERSVVILGLISCISVGALLGACLFCKRRKRKFELNKLKDLEKFENEGNLATDPNAVPSNSTTTAYPIFRALTTSSPEISRVQPAVIVAQTPTNRSSDNLLDSNNGDTDNNNGIISQSDMENIENNNATDYIPALMAVQHRAHEHGTELIVENEIRAMSRAPACVSPPEQQTTSLTQPTSTSLEECSLTSVSILMPPDPFDDCNFNNLSREVVEQKFEIACERNSFVVQQLSEDTTSVSSLSSGSPEINSVEEALRALDIAIEGEDVSPEDENCHEYSPDELLDVIVQEIKNDCMGISKQLASNDVDTVVREEAQTLVDDVLGKAQQLYEVLTTHKSLELPKEDLKVEENDEFVFQKPLPVSLKPQLSSQLTIEQDEDPFESFSSQLLDCTSTPAFGQKTFSRQEHTSVVQKLNFGDESSPAVANNECTFDVSMPQDATFEVPNKQNSPPVITVDVTKDLDANSDEMLPTITPVNTPNELNFPTETWNKIVAKNLMKNRPADADLDLVPANVVFDRTFDKTFEKNELIDTDADNVGGGWFLHPQIVPKFNDLGGAEANQQLGDATFDVPGDEIDDDEEDFNADFRDKSIEALRMHLAATLGNAGAAFGGPTTEGQHSDDDDDLSGSRSNETFDTKYGDVDEATNVPVINKTEIVVNYNKRSLSPIMEESEDDLTCKTFVCAGNNETQRLDSTSTGLVETSEAIMGVTKTLMASNDTLYNFEDPLNDENIFSPRTQSQNEVRSDAPFAIKYPLEPLPLQNLDVPFNQTIDLDKTPTGPQRPFELPLQLDRIDVNDVLSPDQEPDLTYTVDEKTYVTVKHNSLKLPKTDAAEDERISEISEPDLVSTSSAHDKFLKTEDDENLTSIEEDLPEEMYRPCENVAETVILPEDDSEEEEESEKSDATPKNDEENEQSHDRNDEPPTVSSSDTQALVIDSSFSTTCDSNNLSPSNFQQQTMPYQNENVNFLNSEIRFSSINGENKAGKDSSSSVVVKTKALVADLNNGNGVNGDWNGIHEKIYSNGSPVKMETVNNKEKVATDIRVAAPCQELMSTSFTTNDWESEEEESSNSSEEFMYMYVRNKETNKETPGMTEIQIAEEPEIEEKLPEVKEEVLWSPHKDQIPVIGEENEEEQQEGQLEQESSATNSDSEDEGEFVPSSWDSMALPARSALKSPDKILDEEPKKRRNVAFKVQRYHSVYEYPKEVIELSPAYSEPQLWKHSFETFMEAQRREPPTPQQLDTDLDEAAAASVSSNAGFSVSCSTRPFHCNQFNHAQCNTWPGDQNDFSWSQIEETDVASDDSKMFQGSSFIDWPKHLTEDGASLDNSSDRPDSGVGESVEFSNTDASLSLGAMRHAKDFLKLPLCTINITPSPEQLSALENENDEEPEEEVAAVEMNYVKITNGTDFGTDDEKEASSDAILPTPSCTGSMDSLSSSNSSMSASENRSSKGQEVISTIRRVDKKDTLNTQTATKRQFDGKLGRLSARLSDSTDEDSGIENLTRISK
- the LOC134836845 gene encoding uncharacterized protein LOC134836845 isoform X3, whose product is MTHLFGISLILSSCYVGLAFSLPVKSFIIAERSVVILGLISCISVGALLGACLFCKRRKRKFELNKLKDLEKFENEGNLATDPNAVPSNSTTTAYPIFRALTTSSPEISRVQPAVIVAQTPTNRSSDNLLDSNNGDTDNNNGIISQSDMENIENNNATDYIPALMAVQHRAHEHGTELIVENEIRAMSRAPACVSPPEQQTTSLTQPTSTSLEECSLTSVSILMPPDPFDDCNFNNLSREVVEQKFEIACERNSFVVQQLSEDTTSVSSLSSGSPEINSVEEALRALDIAIEGEDVSPEDENCHEYSPDELLDVIVQEIKNDCMGISKQLASNDVDTVVREEAQTLVDDVLGKAQQLYEVLTTHKSLELPKEDLKVEENDEFVFQKPLPVSLKPQLSSQLTIEQDEDPFESFSSQLLDCTSTPAFGQKTFSRQEHTSVVQKLNFGDESSPAVANNECTFDVSMPQDATFEVPNKQNSPPVITVDVTKDLDANSDEMLPTITPVNTPNELNFPTETWNKIVAKNLMKNRPADADLDLVPANVVFDRTFDKTFEKNELIDTDADNVGGGWFLHPQIVPKFNDLGGAEANQQLGDATFDVPGDEIDDDEEDFNADFRDKSIEALRMHLAATLGNAGAAFGGPTTEGQHSDDDDDLSGSRSNETFDTKYGDVDEATNVPVINKTEIVVNYNKRSLSPIMEESEDDLTCKTFVCAGNNETQRLDSTSTGLVETSEAIMGVTKTLMASNDTLYNFEDPLNDENIFSPRTQSQNEVRSDAPFAIKYPLEPLPLQNLDVPFNQTIDLDKTPTGPQRPFELPLQLDRIDVNDVLSPDQEPDLTYTVDEKTYVTVKHNSLKLPKTDAAEDERISEISEPDLVSTSSAHDKFLKTEDDENLTSIEEDLPEEMYRPCENVAETVILPEDDSEEEEESEKSDATPKNDEENEQSHDRNDEPPTVSSSDTQALVIDSSFSTTCDSNNLSPSNFQQQTMPYQNENVNFLNSEIRFSSINGENKAGKDSSSSVVVKTKALVADLNNGNGVNGDWNGIHEKIYSNGSPVKMETVNNKEKSTSSALDSINLLLNKHRENNYVIHEIDFESIGEGPLIGLSLSGEEDPWVATDIRVAAPCQELMSTSFTTNDWESEEEESSNSSEEFMYMYVRNKETNKETPGMTEIQIAEEPEIEEKLPEVKEEVLWSPHKDQIPVIGEENEQQEGQLEQESSATNSDSEDEGEFVPSSWDSMALPARSALKSPDKILDEEPKKRRNVAFKVQRYHSVYEYPKEVIELSPAYSEPQLWKHSFETFMEAQRREPPTPQQLDTDLDEAAAASVSSNAGFSVSCSTRPFHCNQFNHAQCNTWPGDQNDFSWSQIEETDVASDDSKMFQGSSFIDWPKHLTEDGASLDNSSDRPDSGVGESVEFSNTDASLSLGAMRHAKDFLKLPLCTINITPSPEQLSALENENDEEPEEEVAAVEMNYVKITNGTDFGTDDEKEASSDAILPTPSCTGSMDSLSSSNSSMSASENRSSKGQEVISTIRRVDKKDTLNTQTATKRQFDGKLGRLSARLSDSTDEDSGIENLTRISK
- the LOC134836845 gene encoding uncharacterized protein LOC134836845 isoform X4 — protein: MTHLFGISLILSSCYVGLAFSLPVKSFIIAERSVVILGLISCISVGALLGACLFCKRRKRKFEKFENEGNLATDPNAVPSNSTTTAYPIFRALTTSSPEISRVQPAVIVAQTPTNRSSDNLLDSNNGDTDNNNGIISQSDMENIENNNATDYIPALMAVQHRAHEHGTELIVENEIRAMSRAPACVSPPEQQTTSLTQPTSTSLEECSLTSVSILMPPDPFDDCNFNNLSREVVEQKFEIACERNSFVVQQLSEDTTSVSSLSSGSPEINSVEEALRALDIAIEGEDVSPEDENCHEYSPDELLDVIVQEIKNDCMGISKQLASNDVDTVVREEAQTLVDDVLGKAQQLYEVLTTHKSLELPKEDLKVEENDEFVFQKPLPVSLKPQLSSQLTIEQDEDPFESFSSQLLDCTSTPAFGQKTFSRQEHTSVVQKLNFGDESSPAVANNECTFDVSMPQDATFEVPNKQNSPPVITVDVTKDLDANSDEMLPTITPVNTPNELNFPTETWNKIVAKNLMKNRPADADLDLVPANVVFDRTFDKTFEKNELIDTDADNVGGGWFLHPQIVPKFNDLGGAEANQQLGDATFDVPGDEIDDDEEDFNADFRDKSIEALRMHLAATLGNAGAAFGGPTTEGQHSDDDDDLSGSRSNETFDTKYGDVDEATNVPVINKTEIVVNYNKRSLSPIMEESEDDLTCKTFVCAGNNETQRLDSTSTGLVETSEAIMGVTKTLMASNDTLYNFEDPLNDENIFSPRTQSQNEVRSDAPFAIKYPLEPLPLQNLDVPFNQTIDLDKTPTGPQRPFELPLQLDRIDVNDVLSPDQEPDLTYTVDEKTYVTVKHNSLKLPKTDAAEDERISEISEPDLVSTSSAHDKFLKTEDDENLTSIEEDLPEEMYRPCENVAETVILPEDDSEEEEESEKSDATPKNDEENEQSHDRNDEPPTVSSSDTQALVIDSSFSTTCDSNNLSPSNFQQQTMPYQNENVNFLNSEIRFSSINGENKAGKDSSSSVVVKTKALVADLNNGNGVNGDWNGIHEKIYSNGSPVKMETVNNKEKSTSSALDSINLLLNKHRENNYVIHEIDFESIGEGPLIGLSLSGEEDPWVATDIRVAAPCQELMSTSFTTNDWESEEEESSNSSEEFMYMYVRNKETNKETPGMTEIQIAEEPEIEEKLPEVKEEVLWSPHKDQIPVIGEENEEEQQEGQLEQESSATNSDSEDEGEFVPSSWDSMALPARSALKSPDKILDEEPKKRRNVAFKVQRYHSVYEYPKEVIELSPAYSEPQLWKHSFETFMEAQRREPPTPQQLDTDLDEAAAASVSSNAGFSVSCSTRPFHCNQFNHAQCNTWPGDQNDFSWSQIEETDVASDDSKMFQGSSFIDWPKHLTEDGASLDNSSDRPDSGVGESVEFSNTDASLSLGAMRHAKDFLKLPLCTINITPSPEQLSALENENDEEPEEEVAAVEMNYVKITNGTDFGTDDEKEASSDAILPTPSCTGSMDSLSSSNSSMSASENRSSKGQEVISTIRRVDKKDTLNTQTATKRQFDGKLGRLSARLSDSTDEDSGIENLTRISK
- the LOC134836845 gene encoding uncharacterized protein LOC134836845 isoform X1, which translates into the protein MTHLFGISLILSSCYVGLAFSLPVKSFIIAERSVVILGLISCISVGALLGACLFCKRRKRKFELNKLKDLEKFENEGNLATDPNAVPSNSTTTAYPIFRALTTSSPEISRVQPAVIVAQTPTNRSSDNLLDSNNGDTDNNNGIISQSDMENIENNNATDYIPALMAVQHRAHEHGTELIVENEIRAMSRAPACVSPPEQQTTSLTQPTSTSLEECSLTSVSILMPPDPFDDCNFNNLSREVVEQKFEIACERNSFVVQQLSEDTTSVSSLSSGSPEINSVEEALRALDIAIEGEDVSPEDENCHEYSPDELLDVIVQEIKNDCMGISKQLASNDVDTVVREEAQTLVDDVLGKAQQLYEVLTTHKSLELPKEDLKVEENDEFVFQKPLPVSLKPQLSSQLTIEQDEDPFESFSSQLLDCTSTPAFGQKTFSRQEHTSVVQKLNFGDESSPAVANNECTFDVSMPQDATFEVPNKQNSPPVITVDVTKDLDANSDEMLPTITPVNTPNELNFPTETWNKIVAKNLMKNRPADADLDLVPANVVFDRTFDKTFEKNELIDTDADNVGGGWFLHPQIVPKFNDLGGAEANQQLGDATFDVPGDEIDDDEEDFNADFRDKSIEALRMHLAATLGNAGAAFGGPTTEGQHSDDDDDLSGSRSNETFDTKYGDVDEATNVPVINKTEIVVNYNKRSLSPIMEESEDDLTCKTFVCAGNNETQRLDSTSTGLVETSEAIMGVTKTLMASNDTLYNFEDPLNDENIFSPRTQSQNEVRSDAPFAIKYPLEPLPLQNLDVPFNQTIDLDKTPTGPQRPFELPLQLDRIDVNDVLSPDQEPDLTYTVDEKTYVTVKHNSLKLPKTDAAEDERISEISEPDLVSTSSAHDKFLKTEDDENLTSIEEDLPEEMYRPCENVAETVILPEDDSEEEEESEKSDATPKNDEENEQSHDRNDEPPTVSSSDTQALVIDSSFSTTCDSNNLSPSNFQQQTMPYQNENVNFLNSEIRFSSINGENKAGKDSSSSVVVKTKALVADLNNGNGVNGDWNGIHEKIYSNGSPVKMETVNNKEKSTSSALDSINLLLNKHRENNYVIHEIDFESIGEGPLIGLSLSGEEDPWVATDIRVAAPCQELMSTSFTTNDWESEEEESSNSSEEFMYMYVRNKETNKETPGMTEIQIAEEPEIEEKLPEVKEEVLWSPHKDQIPVIGEENEEEQQEGQLEQESSATNSDSEDEGEFVPSSWDSMALPARSALKSPDKILDEEPKKRRNVAFKVQRYHSVYEYPKEVIELSPAYSEPQLWKHSFETFMEAQRREPPTPQQLDTDLDEAAAASVSSNAGFSVSCSTRPFHCNQFNHAQCNTWPGDQNDFSWSQIEETDVASDDSKMFQGSSFIDWPKHLTEDGASLDNSSDRPDSGVGESVEFSNTDASLSLGAMRHAKDFLKLPLCTINITPSPEQLSALENENDEEPEEEVAAVEMNYVKITNGTDFGTDDEKEASSDAILPTPSCTGSMDSLSSSNSSMSASENRSSKGQEVISTIRRVDKKDTLNTQTATKRQFDGKLGRLSARLSDSTDEDSGIENLTRISK